In Candidatus Nitronauta litoralis, one DNA window encodes the following:
- a CDS encoding cation:proton antiporter — translation MDTLSVIFLSVGLFFLVVAAIGVIRLPDVFSRAHAVSLTDSLGAFLMLAGIAMHEGLDKNTLKILVVLALLYIQNPVIAHATVRAALRSGLKPWKKETP, via the coding sequence ATGGATACGCTTTCCGTAATATTCTTATCAGTGGGGTTGTTTTTTCTGGTTGTGGCTGCGATTGGCGTGATTCGATTGCCTGATGTTTTCAGTCGTGCCCATGCCGTATCACTGACAGACTCTTTGGGAGCCTTTTTGATGTTAGCTGGAATCGCCATGCACGAAGGATTGGATAAAAATACGTTAAAAATTCTAGTGGTGTTGGCCTTGCTCTATATTCAAAACCCGGTCATCGCACATGCCACGGTTCGCGCAGCCCTCCGGTCTGGTCTGAAACCCTGG
- a CDS encoding pH regulation protein F — protein sequence MTAFLFFVLVLLAFLIGAYLYRVLQGPTIFDRVLGLNGISTKAIILLIVIGVYFEREDMFIDISTGYALLNLVGALAVAKYLEQKGLP from the coding sequence TTTTCTTCGTTTTAGTGTTGCTGGCTTTCCTTATTGGTGCGTATTTGTACCGCGTCCTGCAGGGGCCTACAATTTTTGATCGCGTGTTGGGACTAAATGGTATTTCCACCAAGGCGATAATTTTGCTTATTGTCATTGGCGTTTATTTTGAACGGGAAGATATGTTTATTGATATTTCGACTGGATATGCTCTGCTAAATTTGGTTGGAGCACTTGCGGTGGCGAAATATCTGGAACAAAAGGGGCTCCCATAA